The following are encoded in a window of Lactobacillus intestinalis genomic DNA:
- the zwf gene encoding glucose-6-phosphate dehydrogenase translates to MKNIPVVMIIFGGSGDLAHRKLYPALFNLYEQGLIHDNFAVIGTARRPWSHDYLRQQVVDAVHETHNEVDENSLKNFASHFYYQSHDVTNVEHYETLKNLAQELDDRYSAQGNRLFYMAMAPRFFGTIATHINDQKLTGSGFNRIVVEKPFGRDLKSAEELNKQITASFKEDEIFRIDHYLGKEMIQNILPLRFTNPLIKNIWNSDNIKNIQVTLAERLGVEARGEYYETSGALRDMVQNHIFQIITLLAMPEPKAIDAESIHQAKQELLDSLVIPTPEDVKKHFVRGQYAGSDTTFAYRKEPKVDENSTTETFVAGETKFKKGPVKDVPIYFRTGKEFKEKKNRIDIVLKHANTPYGGVHSNNITIEIDPQSKLYITINGKKIDTDGIRRENLTYAFSKEEMAKVPDGYERLLHDVFVNDSTNFTHWAELKRYWEFIDAVEDAWKKENEAGNPDIVQYPPYRMGPKEADRIFESPTGHWIYE, encoded by the coding sequence ATGAAGAATATTCCAGTTGTAATGATTATTTTTGGTGGTAGTGGGGATCTGGCTCATCGAAAATTGTACCCGGCTTTGTTCAATTTGTATGAACAAGGATTAATTCATGATAATTTTGCTGTAATTGGAACGGCTCGTCGCCCATGGTCACACGACTATTTGCGTCAACAAGTAGTTGATGCTGTTCATGAAACTCATAACGAGGTTGATGAAAACAGTTTGAAGAACTTTGCTAGCCACTTCTACTATCAATCTCATGATGTTACTAATGTTGAACACTATGAAACTTTGAAGAATTTGGCTCAAGAGCTGGATGATCGTTATAGCGCTCAAGGCAATAGATTGTTCTACATGGCAATGGCTCCACGCTTCTTTGGGACTATTGCAACCCATATTAATGATCAAAAGTTAACTGGTAGCGGCTTTAACAGAATTGTTGTTGAAAAGCCATTTGGTCGTGATTTGAAGTCAGCTGAAGAATTAAATAAGCAAATTACTGCTTCATTCAAAGAAGATGAAATCTTTAGAATTGATCACTACTTGGGTAAAGAAATGATTCAAAATATCTTGCCACTTCGTTTTACCAATCCATTAATTAAAAATATTTGGAATAGTGACAACATCAAGAATATTCAAGTTACCTTGGCTGAAAGACTTGGTGTTGAAGCTCGTGGTGAATATTATGAAACATCAGGTGCCCTTCGCGATATGGTTCAAAACCACATTTTCCAAATTATTACCTTGTTGGCAATGCCAGAACCTAAGGCAATTGACGCCGAAAGTATCCACCAAGCCAAACAAGAGTTGCTTGATAGTTTAGTTATTCCAACCCCAGAGGATGTAAAGAAGCACTTTGTGCGGGGCCAATATGCGGGTAGTGATACTACTTTTGCTTATCGTAAAGAACCTAAGGTCGATGAAAATTCAACTACTGAAACTTTCGTTGCTGGTGAAACTAAATTCAAGAAGGGTCCTGTTAAAGATGTCCCAATCTACTTTAGAACTGGTAAGGAATTTAAGGAAAAGAAAAACCGTATTGATATTGTTTTAAAGCATGCTAATACCCCATATGGTGGTGTACATTCAAACAATATTACGATTGAAATTGATCCTCAAAGTAAGCTTTACATTACTATCAATGGTAAGAAGATTGATACAGACGGCATCCGGCGTGAAAACCTAACCTACGCCTTTTCAAAAGAGGAGATGGCCAAGGTTCCAGATGGTTATGAAAGATTGCTTCATGACGTCTTCGTTAATGATTCGACCAACTTTACTCATTGGGCAGAATTAAAGAGATACTGGGAATTTATTGATGCAGTTGAAGATGCCTGGAAGAAAGAAAACGAAGCTGGCAACCCAGATATTGTTCAATATCCTCCATACAGAATGGGACCAAAAGAAGCTGATCGCATTTTTGAATCTCCAACTGGACATTGGATTTATGAGTAA
- the ruvA gene encoding Holliday junction branch migration protein RuvA — MYEYLEGVIELVTPSYIVVDVNGVGYKVFSPTPFAYKEGEKAKVYIEQNFSDNNGFTLYGFQSMEAKGLFLKLLSVSGIGPKSALAIMAAEDSDSLAEAIEQGEVKYLTRFPGVGKKTASQIVLDLKGKLGDYVQKLDRQVDKSVSPALNDALLALIALGYTKKEVDKITPKLAEYNAKTADEYIKKGLALLLKK; from the coding sequence ATGTATGAATATTTAGAAGGTGTAATTGAACTTGTCACTCCAAGTTACATTGTCGTAGATGTAAATGGCGTAGGGTATAAAGTGTTCAGTCCAACTCCATTTGCTTATAAAGAGGGAGAAAAAGCTAAAGTATATATTGAACAAAACTTTAGTGATAATAATGGCTTTACTCTTTATGGTTTTCAAAGTATGGAGGCTAAAGGACTATTTTTAAAGCTGCTTAGTGTAAGTGGCATTGGACCAAAATCTGCCCTAGCAATTATGGCGGCTGAAGATAGTGATTCTTTGGCCGAAGCCATCGAACAAGGGGAAGTTAAATACTTAACACGCTTTCCAGGAGTGGGTAAAAAGACTGCTTCTCAAATTGTGCTTGATTTAAAGGGCAAGCTCGGTGACTATGTTCAAAAACTTGATCGTCAAGTAGATAAAAGTGTTTCTCCAGCTTTGAATGATGCACTTTTGGCTTTGATTGCGTTAGGCTACACTAAAAAAGAGGTCGATAAGATTACGCCAAAACTTGCAGAATATAATGCTAAGACTGCTGACGAATATATTAAAAAAGGCTTGGCTTTATTACTTAAGAAGTAA
- the mutL gene encoding DNA mismatch repair endonuclease MutL, producing the protein MAQIHELSENLANQIAAGEVIERPASVVKELIENSIDAGSTRIRIDFIEAGLKQIVVQDNGSGISPDQIELAFTRHATSKINNEHDLFKVATLGFRGEALASIAAVSHAEILTSDGEHIGARAAFSGGVKKSQEDAAARKGTQITVRDLFFNTPARLKYLKSPRTEIMKIVDIVNRIALGYPQISITLSNKGKVLLRTPGNGNLKQTAANVYGRHIAEKMVEFKADDPDFEINGLLSKPELTRSTRNFMSILLNGRYIKNFKLLNSIMDGYGSRLGTKHYPVAIVRINVDPLLVDVNVHPTKQEVRLSKEKELSRLITTAISDAFINNAESGLDNLKTNSKPTLVDQLKFNLNKDVVTTKRKPEVHEEKVPIKPMVKAKYVDLNTPREDSRYIITSTWQENVQKQMQLSPFNEIASTDLVSVGDETLANNLPYLTFTGQINSYIIAQNNDDLYLVDQVAARRRLSFEKIQETILNKKIYEQGLLAPIVLDFNNLDFIQIKNKLDEIAKIGIHLEEFGQDSFIIRSYPTWIQGDVESSLREILDSYLNVNKSEATNLFKDIAIKQAHKEVSGRIKLSAVEAQNILTKLRKSSDPYHDPEGNLIIVRIRQNEIQKMFKKG; encoded by the coding sequence GTGGCACAGATTCATGAATTATCTGAAAATTTAGCCAACCAGATTGCGGCCGGAGAAGTAATTGAACGTCCCGCAAGTGTGGTTAAAGAATTAATCGAAAATTCAATCGATGCTGGCAGTACACGAATTCGGATTGATTTTATTGAGGCTGGGTTAAAGCAGATTGTAGTTCAAGATAACGGCTCAGGAATTAGCCCTGATCAAATTGAATTGGCCTTTACCCGTCACGCTACTAGTAAAATTAATAATGAACACGATCTTTTTAAAGTTGCAACTTTGGGCTTTAGAGGAGAAGCTTTAGCTTCGATTGCGGCTGTTAGTCATGCGGAAATTTTAACTAGTGATGGCGAGCATATTGGTGCTAGAGCCGCTTTTAGTGGTGGAGTTAAAAAGAGTCAAGAAGATGCGGCTGCAAGAAAAGGTACGCAGATTACTGTTAGGGATCTATTTTTTAATACACCAGCTCGTCTGAAGTATTTAAAGAGTCCGCGTACGGAAATTATGAAGATAGTAGACATCGTGAATCGGATTGCTTTAGGTTATCCGCAAATTTCGATTACTCTGTCGAATAAGGGGAAAGTTTTGTTAAGAACCCCTGGGAACGGTAATTTGAAGCAGACCGCAGCCAATGTCTATGGGCGCCATATTGCCGAAAAAATGGTTGAATTCAAAGCAGACGATCCGGATTTTGAGATTAATGGTCTTTTATCAAAACCTGAGCTTACCAGATCAACGCGTAATTTTATGTCAATTTTATTGAATGGACGCTATATCAAAAACTTTAAATTGCTTAACTCAATTATGGATGGTTATGGTTCACGCCTGGGAACTAAGCATTATCCTGTCGCCATTGTTCGTATTAATGTTGATCCTTTGCTAGTCGATGTCAACGTTCATCCAACCAAGCAGGAAGTACGCTTGTCTAAGGAAAAGGAGCTTAGTCGCTTAATTACTACCGCAATTAGTGACGCTTTTATTAATAATGCGGAAAGTGGGCTAGATAATTTAAAGACGAATTCTAAGCCAACTTTGGTTGATCAGTTGAAATTTAATTTAAATAAAGACGTGGTGACAACCAAGCGTAAGCCTGAAGTCCATGAAGAAAAAGTGCCAATAAAGCCGATGGTAAAAGCTAAATATGTTGATTTGAACACTCCACGCGAAGATAGTCGCTACATTATTACTAGCACTTGGCAGGAAAATGTTCAAAAGCAAATGCAGCTGTCGCCTTTTAATGAAATTGCTTCAACAGATTTAGTTTCAGTTGGGGATGAAACTTTGGCTAATAATTTGCCGTATCTGACTTTTACTGGCCAGATTAATTCTTATATTATTGCTCAAAATAATGATGATCTTTATTTGGTAGATCAAGTTGCTGCTCGGCGCCGTTTATCTTTTGAGAAAATTCAAGAGACAATTTTAAATAAGAAGATCTATGAACAAGGTCTGTTAGCCCCAATTGTGCTCGATTTTAACAATTTAGACTTTATTCAGATCAAGAACAAATTAGATGAAATCGCTAAGATTGGGATTCATCTAGAGGAATTTGGTCAGGATAGCTTCATTATTAGATCCTATCCAACTTGGATTCAGGGAGATGTTGAGAGTAGTTTGCGTGAAATTTTAGATTCATATCTAAATGTGAATAAGAGTGAGGCTACCAATTTATTTAAGGATATCGCGATAAAGCAAGCTCATAAGGAAGTTAGCGGAAGAATTAAACTTTCGGCGGTTGAAGCGCAGAATATTTTGACTAAATTACGAAAAAGTTCTGATCCTTATCATGATCCGGAAGGTAATTTAATCATCGTTAGAATCAGACAAAACGAAATCCAAAAAATGTTTAAAAAGGGATAA
- the ruvB gene encoding Holliday junction branch migration DNA helicase RuvB produces MTPKDDSVTSGEVENASEEQMELTLRPQSLSQYLGQERVKKEMAIYIKAAKQRDEALDHVLLYGPPGLGKTTLAFVIANELEVNLKSTSGPAIEKAGDLVALLSDLDPGDVLFIDEIHRLAKPVEEVLYSAMEDYYIDIVIGEGQTTHAVHVPLPPFTLIGATTLAGQLSAPLRDRFGIVEHMQYYTVKELKEIVERSSEVFHTKIAPEAAIELARRSRGTPRVANRLLKRVRDFAEVKGEDTISLATTTYALKQLQVDDEGLDLTDRRILRTMIEGYRGGPVGIRTLAANIGEDIETIESLYEPYLLQQGFILLTPRGRVVTEKAYLQLGLPIPGKK; encoded by the coding sequence ATGACACCAAAAGATGATTCTGTGACTTCAGGCGAAGTTGAAAATGCTTCAGAAGAACAGATGGAATTGACTTTGCGTCCGCAAAGTTTAAGCCAATATTTAGGCCAAGAACGTGTAAAAAAAGAAATGGCAATTTATATCAAAGCTGCTAAACAGCGTGATGAAGCACTCGATCACGTTCTTTTGTATGGACCGCCAGGACTTGGTAAAACTACGTTGGCTTTTGTAATTGCCAATGAACTAGAGGTAAACTTGAAAAGTACTAGTGGACCAGCTATTGAAAAAGCGGGTGACTTAGTAGCACTTTTGTCAGATTTAGATCCTGGAGACGTTCTATTTATTGATGAAATTCACCGTTTAGCTAAGCCGGTTGAAGAAGTACTTTATTCGGCAATGGAAGACTATTATATCGATATCGTGATTGGTGAAGGACAAACTACGCACGCAGTCCACGTCCCACTACCACCCTTTACTTTAATTGGGGCCACCACTCTTGCTGGGCAATTATCTGCACCTTTGCGTGATCGTTTCGGAATTGTGGAGCATATGCAGTACTACACTGTTAAAGAACTTAAAGAAATTGTTGAAAGATCTAGTGAAGTTTTCCATACAAAAATTGCCCCCGAAGCAGCCATTGAACTTGCGAGAAGATCAAGAGGGACCCCGCGTGTGGCTAACCGTTTATTAAAGAGAGTTAGAGATTTTGCGGAAGTTAAAGGCGAAGATACAATTTCCCTTGCAACCACAACGTATGCCTTAAAACAGCTGCAAGTTGATGATGAGGGACTCGATTTAACGGATCGTCGTATCTTAAGAACTATGATTGAAGGTTATCGTGGAGGTCCTGTTGGTATTAGAACTTTAGCTGCTAATATCGGTGAAGATATTGAAACAATTGAATCTTTATACGAGCCATATTTGCTTCAACAAGGATTTATTTTACTTACTCCGCGTGGAAGAGTCGTCACGGAAAAAGCATATTTGCAATTAGGCCTTCCTATTCCTGGTAAAAAGTAG
- the dinB gene encoding DNA polymerase IV, translated as MSKIDHSENLLPKNDIHRRIIHLDMDAFYASVEMRDHPEYRHKALIIARDPRKHNGHGVITTANYFARQYGVGSAMPAIKAIKRIPSDKLVFLPPNFEKYRAVSAQVHKIMHEVTDRVESVALDEAYLDVTENKLGDCTAIELGNYMQKKIYEELKLTCSFGVSYNKFLAKMGSEYAKPFGKTVILPDEALDFLGMQDIKKFPGIGKKTQEILRQMGINTGSDLQKQSVHFLIDRFKKQGYVLAMHSRGIDLSPVQGERQRKSIGKERTFEPLIFDQQKALTNLRIFSSEVAEALNKQSLSTKCVVLKIRDADFRTMTRRKMLKHPTQNSHVIFDLAREMFLALPEFLNIGIRLLGVSATNLEQESYSQINLFNAIED; from the coding sequence ATGAGTAAGATAGATCATTCAGAAAATTTATTACCTAAAAATGACATCCATCGTCGGATTATCCATCTCGACATGGATGCCTTTTACGCTTCTGTAGAAATGCGTGATCACCCTGAATATCGCCACAAGGCTTTAATTATTGCTCGTGATCCGCGTAAACATAACGGCCACGGAGTAATTACTACCGCAAATTATTTTGCTCGTCAATATGGAGTTGGAAGTGCGATGCCAGCTATTAAAGCTATAAAAAGGATCCCATCCGATAAATTAGTCTTTTTGCCACCTAATTTTGAAAAATATCGAGCAGTTTCAGCCCAAGTTCACAAAATTATGCATGAAGTTACTGATCGAGTGGAATCAGTGGCTTTAGATGAAGCGTATTTAGATGTAACTGAAAACAAGCTCGGCGATTGTACAGCAATCGAGCTTGGCAATTATATGCAAAAAAAGATCTATGAAGAATTGAAATTAACGTGTTCGTTTGGAGTAAGTTATAATAAGTTTTTAGCTAAAATGGGCTCTGAATATGCCAAGCCTTTTGGAAAAACTGTTATCTTGCCAGATGAAGCTTTAGATTTTTTAGGAATGCAAGACATTAAAAAATTCCCTGGAATTGGTAAGAAAACTCAAGAGATTTTACGTCAAATGGGAATTAATACTGGCTCCGATTTACAAAAACAGAGTGTACATTTCTTAATAGATCGCTTTAAAAAGCAGGGATATGTTTTAGCAATGCACTCGCGCGGAATTGATTTGAGCCCAGTTCAAGGCGAACGCCAACGTAAGTCAATTGGGAAGGAACGTACTTTTGAGCCTTTAATCTTTGACCAGCAAAAAGCACTAACTAATTTGCGAATATTTAGTAGCGAAGTTGCAGAAGCATTAAATAAGCAAAGCTTGTCGACAAAATGTGTGGTTTTGAAGATTAGGGATGCGGATTTTAGGACGATGACACGAAGAAAAATGCTCAAACATCCTACTCAAAATAGCCATGTCATTTTTGATCTAGCACGAGAGATGTTTTTGGCGTTGCCGGAATTTTTAAATATTGGAATTCGTCTTTTAGGAGTTTCTGCAACAAATTTGGAACAAGAATCATATTCACAAATTAATTTGTTCAATGCGATAGAAGACTAA
- the yajC gene encoding preprotein translocase subunit YajC: protein MNTLFLAANGGAAGNNMMMILLFVVLIGFTYFGMIRPQKKQQQKRMQMMDQLKKGDKVILVDGLHAKVDSINNKDKTIVVDADGIYLTFSRMAVRQIIPAAETTTEEATAEKPAEEKQATEEAKPAVEEKADAAKETAEKAKAEKTQDSDSATK from the coding sequence TTGAATACTTTATTTTTAGCAGCTAACGGCGGAGCCGCTGGCAACAATATGATGATGATCTTATTATTTGTAGTTTTGATTGGATTTACTTACTTCGGGATGATTCGTCCTCAAAAGAAGCAACAACAAAAGAGAATGCAAATGATGGATCAATTGAAAAAAGGTGACAAAGTTATCTTGGTAGACGGTTTGCATGCTAAGGTTGATTCAATTAACAACAAGGACAAGACTATTGTTGTTGATGCTGACGGGATCTACTTAACTTTTAGTAGAATGGCTGTCCGTCAAATTATCCCAGCTGCCGAAACTACAACTGAAGAAGCAACTGCTGAAAAGCCAGCAGAAGAAAAGCAAGCTACTGAAGAAGCAAAACCAGCAGTAGAAGAAAAGGCTGATGCAGCTAAAGAAACTGCAGAAAAAGCTAAAGCAGAAAAGACCCAAGATTCGGATTCTGCTACTAAGTAA
- a CDS encoding DHH family phosphoesterase has product MSSFDDIYEKILQYPTIIIHRHTSPDPDAIGSQAGLARSLSEKFPEKKILCAGENDEGDLAWINHMDEVKAADYEGALVITTDTANTPRISNKLYDQGDFLIKIDHHPDVDPYADMSYVDPDAPAACQIIVDFINKENLPMNKEIAYPLYAGLVGDTGRFMYPETSAHTFEIAAELASTGINITEIARRLSDVTFEQAKLQAMVLENMTVKDGAAYAVLTQDDLKKLGVNYEQTSVAVSTPGRIKDILAWNLFVQKPDGTFRVHYRSKGPVINQLAEKHDGGGHALASGANAKDMDEVKQIFDELVDVTKKYKEEHE; this is encoded by the coding sequence ATGAGTAGTTTTGATGACATTTATGAAAAAATATTACAATATCCAACGATTATAATTCACCGTCACACCAGTCCAGATCCAGATGCAATTGGTTCACAAGCTGGTTTGGCACGTTCACTAAGCGAAAAATTTCCTGAAAAGAAGATTCTTTGTGCTGGTGAAAATGATGAAGGCGATTTAGCTTGGATTAATCACATGGATGAAGTAAAGGCAGCTGATTATGAAGGTGCTTTAGTAATTACTACTGATACAGCTAATACTCCACGTATTTCTAACAAGCTTTATGACCAAGGTGACTTTTTGATTAAGATCGACCACCACCCAGACGTTGATCCATATGCTGATATGAGTTACGTTGATCCTGATGCGCCAGCAGCTTGTCAAATCATTGTTGACTTTATTAATAAAGAAAACTTACCAATGAATAAGGAAATTGCTTACCCACTTTACGCAGGGCTTGTGGGCGATACTGGACGTTTTATGTATCCTGAAACTTCAGCTCATACTTTTGAAATTGCAGCCGAACTTGCCTCAACTGGCATTAACATTACTGAAATTGCCCGTCGCTTGAGCGATGTAACTTTTGAACAAGCTAAGCTTCAAGCTATGGTTCTTGAAAACATGACTGTTAAAGATGGAGCTGCTTATGCTGTACTTACTCAAGATGACTTGAAGAAGTTAGGTGTAAATTATGAACAAACTTCAGTCGCAGTTTCTACACCAGGTAGAATCAAGGATATCTTAGCTTGGAATCTCTTTGTTCAAAAGCCAGATGGCACTTTCCGTGTTCACTACCGTTCAAAGGGCCCAGTTATTAACCAATTGGCCGAAAAGCACGATGGCGGCGGTCATGCTTTAGCATCTGGTGCAAATGCCAAGGATATGGATGAAGTTAAGCAAATATTTGATGAGTTAGTTGATGTAACTAAGAAGTATAAAGAGGAACATGAATAA